The following proteins are encoded in a genomic region of Channa argus isolate prfri chromosome 3, Channa argus male v1.0, whole genome shotgun sequence:
- the LOC137123895 gene encoding short coiled-coil protein B-like, whose product MEEEKKSQALEAEVEDDDGTFTNISLTEDTVDGGSATVCTKQDDELLTMNCDTDGDMEEKTGLINQVLELQHTLEDLSARVDAVKEENLKLKSENQVLGQYIENLMSASSVFQATDTKGKRK is encoded by the exons atggaggaagaaaagaagagtcAGGCCTTGGAGGCCGAGGTGGAAGACGATGATGGGACGTTCACTAACATCTCCCTGACAGAGGACACAG TCGACGGCGGATCTGCAACTGTGTGTACTAAACAGGACGACGAGCTTTTGACCATGAACTGTGACACAGATG GAGACATGGAGGAGAAGACAGGGTTAATAAATCAAGTTTTGGAACTTCAGCACACACTGGAAG ACTTGTCCGCACGAGTTGACGCAGTAAAGGAGGAGAACCTAAAGTTGAAGTCCGAGAACCAGGTCCTTGGTCAGTACATTGAGAATCTCATGTCGGCCTCTAGTGTCTTCCAGGCCACCGACACCAAGGGCAAACGGAAGTGA
- the clgn gene encoding calmegin — MKLDRGWAWLVLLLSFLAVVVLAAQEKKSEADISDIDEDIGLDEEELEVLMAEDKQEEEATVTDEEQSDETDSKGTANGKTAVDSNVSFQVTYKTPVPTGDVYFAETFDDGSLGRWQLSKTVKGDTDEEIAKYDGKWAVEQLKENKVPGDLGLVLKSRAKHHAIAAMLDKPFVFQDEQLVVQYEVNFQDGIDCGGAYIKLLSDTGSLHLEQFHDRTPYTIMFGPDKCGEDYKLHFIFRHQNPLNKDLEEKHAKRADVDLKKFYTDKKTHLYTLVLNPDNSYEMFIDQSSVSRGNLLQDVVPPVNPPKEIDDPNDSKPEDWDERAKIPDPEAVKPEDWDEEAPAKIEDPDAVRPEGWLDGEPEYVSDPNAEKPEDWDEEMDGEWEAPQIPNPACETAPGCGEWKHPMINNPHYKGKWKAPLVDNPNYQGAWKPRKINNPDFFEDLQPFRMTPFKALGLELWSMTSDIYFDNFIITSHKEVADRWASDSWGLKKLVASANEPGIFAQLMMAAEERPWLWVIYILTVGLPVGLTVLFCWPKKSEDDFRYKKVDVPQADVEEEDEEEEEEEEEEEAAADEEDKAGGATDEVPVAATEEAEEEEEEGGADAGLNNVEGSDEGEEEEEGEEESRVPEGTLEQDELKEGGDAKETHKQAVRKRRVRKD, encoded by the exons ATGAAGTTGGACAGGGGTTGGGCGTGGCTCGTGCTGCTCCTGTCTTTCCTGGCCGTGGTGGTTTTGGCAGCTCAGGAAAAGAAGTCAGAAGCTGATATTTCAGACATCGATGAAGATATAGGTTTGGACGAGGAGGAGTTAGAGGTTCTGATGGCAGAGGACAAACAGGAAGAAGAGGCAACAGTGACAGATGAAGAGCAGTCTGATGAGACAGACAGTAAGGGTACAGCGAACGGGAAGACTGCAGTGGATTCAAATGTGTCTTTCCAG GTAACATACAAGACTCCTGTTCCCACTGGAGATGTCTACTTTGCAGAGACATTTGACGATGGATCGCTGGGCAG ATGGCAGCTGTCAAAGACAGTGAAGGGGGATACAGATGAGGAAATCGCCAAATATGATG GGAAGTGGGCTGTGGAGCAGCTGAAGGAGAACAAGGTTCCAGGAGACCTGGGCCTTGTGCTTAAATCCCGGGCAAAACACCATGCCATTGCCGCAATGCTGGACAAACCCTTTGTTTTCCAGGATGAACAGCTGGTTGTACA GTATGAGGTCAACTTCCAGGATGGTATTGACTGTGGCGGTGCATACATCAAACTGCTTTCAGACACTGGCAGTCTCCATCTG GAACAGTTCCACGACCGCACACCCTACACTATCATGTTTGGACCAGACAAGTGTGGTGAAGACTACAAACTGCACTTCATCTTCCGCCACCAGAACCCTCTCAACAAGGATTTGGAGGAGAAACATGCAAAGAGGGCAGATGTTGACCTTAAGAAGTTCTACACTGACAAGAAGACTCACCTCTACACTTTAG TCCTAAATCCAGACAACAGCTATGAGATGTTCATCGACCAGTCCAGCGTAAGCCGTGGCAACCTGCTCCAGGACGTTGTGCCTCCAGTCAACCCTCCCAAAGAGATTGACGACCCAAATGACTCCAAGCCTGAGGACTGGGATGAGAGGGCCAAGATTCCTGACCCTGAGGCTGTGAAGCCTGAAGACTG gGATGAGGAGGCCCCTGCTAAGATTGAGGACCCCGATGCAGTAAGGCCTGAGGGCTGGCTGGATGGAGAACCAGAGTATGTCTCTGACCCTAATGCAGAGAAACCAGAAGACTG GGATGAGGAGATGGACGGAGAGTGGGAGGCCCCTCAGATTCCTAATCCAGCCTGTGAGACAGCCCCTGGCTGTGGGGAATGGAAACATCCCATGATCAACAACCCTCATTACAAGGGCAAATGGAAAGCCCCTCTGGTAGATAACCCCAACTATCAG GGTGCTTGGAAGCCGCGCAAGATCAATAACCCAGACTTTTTTGAGGACCTGCAGCCATTCAGGATGACCCCTTTTAAGGCTCTGGGCTTGGAGCTTTGGTCCATGACCTCGGACATCTACTTTGACAACTTCATCATCACATCTCACAAGGAGGTGGCTGACCGCTGGGCATCTGATAGCTGGGGTTTAAAGAAACTGGTGGCCAGCGCTAACgag CCAGGGATTTTTGCTCAGCTGATGATGGCAGCAGAGGAGCGACCATGGCTCTGGGTAATCTACATCCTGACAGTAGGCCTGCCCGTTGGACTAACTGTACTCTTCTGCTGGCCAAAG AAATCAGAAGATGACTTCAGGTATAAGAAGGTGGATGTGCCCCAAGCCGATGTAgaagaggaggacgaggaggaagaggaagaggaggaggaagaggaggcggCAGCAGATGAGGAAGACAAAGCAGGCGGGGCCACAGATGAAGTACCAGTTGCAg CAACAGAAGAAgccgaggaggaggaagaggagggtggTGCTGATGCGGGACTGAACAATGTAGAAGGGAGTgatgaaggagaagaggaggaggaaggagaagaggaaagcagagTTCCTGAGGGAACATTAGAACAAGATGAG CTAAAAGAGGGAGGAGATGCCAAAGAAACCCACAAACAGGCTGTGAGAAAGAGGAGGGTACGGAAGGACTGA